In Paraglaciecola sp. T6c, the sequence CAGCAATTTAAGCAAGAGCTAAATGATAAAAACACCATAGCGCGGTTCACCGAAAATGATATTTAAAAAACTGTTTCGTCCTAAGCATCAAGATCCAAAACCTGAAGTGAGAGTAGTCGCTATTGACTCGTTGTCTCCAGACTTGCCAGAACAAAAGTCAATTCTGCATGAATTGGCGTTCAACGATGAAGATGTGAATGTGAGTTTAGCCGCGCTGACAAAGTTAAATAGCTTCGTGTTGTGGTACAAGATGGCAGAGATAGCCAAAAACGAACGTGTGCTCAAGCGCGCTCAACAAGTCGTTGATAATACACTATTTGACGACGATGAGAGCCTATTGAGTAAAGCTCAGAAACGCGAATTTTCCTATGAGTGTAAAAACAGTAAATTGCTCGAGCGCTTGATTAAGCAGCCTTGGGTGCAGCAAGAGCCTAAATTGGTACTGCATATTTTGTCCGTACTGAATAAACCGCAACTGGCGTTACCTATTCTGTTATCCAGCGATGATGACGTTCTTCAAAGTGCGCTTCTTGCGTATGCGGACAGTCCAGCAAGCTTACAAAAAATAATCAAAAAAGCTTCTAGTGAAAGCATTAAGTCTCAGGCGCAAGATAAGTTAAATCAGTTAGCATTTGCCAAAGCCCAACCGATTGAAGTTGAAAAGGGAACGCGTCTCGTTTTGTCTCGCTTGTTAGCGTTAAAAGAGCAGCGTGATTACCGAAAGTTGGTGGATACTCGAACCAAACTAAATGACGAATACGTAATTTTTTCAGCACAATTCGATTGCTTATCACAAGAGAAACGCCAAGAGTTTACGGCTAAATATACTGATATAATCAATAAGTTAGACATTCTAGATGCAGAATTAGCACCTGTTTATCAGGCGCAGCAGCGCAAACGAGATGTAATAGATGCCGTGCAGCATGCCACGGCAGATACGCAAGCGATGCTCGTGTGGTTGTCAGATATTTTATCAAGCGATGTATCAAGTGTTACGTTGGCACAAACGGAGCAAGCACAAACAGAAATTCAGAATCGTATGTCTCGTATTGACACTTTGTTATCGGATGCCAACTTAGCGGGCATGGCCGTGCAAACGAAAGCGCTACAGGCTTTACTTGATGCCTTACAAAAACGCCAGCACACGTTCAATCATTTACCTGCATTTCAAGATGCCCTAAAACAAGCGGATTCGTTATTGACGGATTTTGCCCAGTTGGCCATCCCTTCTCAAGGGGATGATGTGCAAAGTGCTAAATCGATATTGCAGAGCACGACGCAGCATTGGTTTGCGCTACGTGAAGCATATCAAGACAGTTGGCCTAGAGCGCTTGATCAAAGGTTTACGCAATTACAGAGTACATGGCGCAGTGCAATCAAAACCCTTTCAGCAAGTATTACTCAAGATGTGAACCGTATCCGCAGTAAAGCTAAGGCCATTGATGTGCTTATCGAACAGGGAAAATACAAAGCGGCCATGGGTCTCTTTTCCAAGGTCACTAAATGGTTTGAAGCGTTACCTGAACAAGAAAAAGCTCGCAATGAGCGCACACTCGAACAGGTCAGCGCTAAAATAGAGGAATTAAAGTCGTTGCAGGCCTACATCGCCTTGCCGCGAAAGCCCGCTTTGCTTGAAGAAGCAAAAGCGTTAGTTGATGCTAAATTGCCAGTATCATTGCGGGCAGAGCAGGTGAAAGAGCTGCGTCGACGTTGGAATAGTTTGGGTGTGTTGAATACACCTGACGATGATGTGCTCAATAAGCAGTTTGACGCGTTAATTGAACTTGCTTTTGCGCCTTGTCGCGAACACTTTGAAAAGCAACAGTTGCAGCGCGAAAATAACCTTGCGCAAAAACAGGCTCTGATCAACGAGATTGGCACATTAGCTGAGCATGGTTTATCGGCTGATGCGTTAGCAAAAGCGATTCAACAGGTGCAGCAGAAGTGGCAAAACGTCGGTGATGTTGATTTCACTGTTAAAACACAAGTGAACAATGCTTATCGTGAAGCCTTGGCGCCGTTGAAGAAACAAGTCGAAGTGTATTTCAATGAGAATACTGAGATGAAGCAAGCGCTTATCCTGCAAGCACAAGCATTGTCAGCGGTCGAAGATGTTAATGTCGCTATTGAGCAAGCCAAAGCATTACAAGAAAAGTGGAAACACGTAGGCCAGACCCAACGTAAAGTTGAAAATGCCTTGTGGGATCAATTTCGAAAAGCCAATGATGTGATTTTTGCTAAGCGCAAAGCGCACAATCAGCTACAGAAGCAGGAAATTAACGCGCAAGTAGCCGCCGCAGCTGACATATTGCAAAAATTGCAACAGGCGGTTAATGAAGCCCAAACGTTTGATGAATTGGATGGCACTCACATTTTGCAAACTGAGCTAGAGGCACAATTGGTAGCGATGCCTAAAGCGTCAAGCTCTGGTTTATTTCGTCGCTTATCCGGGCTTATTGATGAACGACAAACCAAATTGGAGGGGTTGCAGCGCCAATCTAGAGCCCACGGTGTGAGCGCACTATTTGATATACTAAAGCGCTGGGAAACGCCTGCTTTGCCTGACGATATAGACTCATTGCCTAACCAATGGCAGCAGTCGTTTAAAGCTCTTGGGCAAAGTGACGTACCTCGTCTTAACTTAACCTTGATGCTAGAAATAGTATGCGATGTCCCTTCGCCACAAGCTGACGAAGCGTTGCGTAAAGAAATACAGCTGCAATTGATGGCCGATAAACTTCAGCAAGGCGTTGAATATGACAAATCGTCATTACTGAAGTTATGGATACAACATGGCCCTGTCGCAAAACAAGAGCAGGTGTTGTTATCCCGTGCTCAACGATGCTTTGCTTAGTCAAGCGTTATCAACCGTTTACATCTGTTTCGCCTAGGAATGCCTAGGCGCTAACTAAAGATGACATAGTGGGTTACATTGAATACATCGAACACATCAAACACAACTGTTTCTAGCATTCGCTTAAACAAATTTATTAGCGACTCAGGTTTCTGCTCTCGTCGCGAAGCAGATAAATTGATAGACAGCCAACGCGTGACGATCAATGGCGTTATTCCTGAATTAGGCACTAAAGTGTTGTCTGGGGATGAAGTGCGCGTTGACGGAAACTTGATTAAAGCGAGTGCCGAGAATAAGTCTGACAGAGTGTATTTGGCATACCATAAACCTGTCGGGATTACGTGCACGACTGAGCGCCACGTCAAAGGGAATATTATCGATGCCATCGGTCATCCCGAGCGCATTTTTCCCATTGGCCGATTAGACAAACCTTCGGAAGGTTTAATTTTTTTGACCAGTGACGGTGACATAGTTAACAAAATTTTGCGCGCTGAAAATGCCCATGACAAAGAGTACATAGTGACGGTGGACCGACCGTTGACAGAGCGTTTTATTCACGCCATGGGAGCCGGAGTACCTATACTCGACACGGTGACTAAGCCCTGTACGGTAACAATGCAGAGTAAATTCGTATTTCGTATTATTTTAACCCAAGGGTTAAATAGGCAAATTCGCCGTATGTGCGAATACTTAGGTTACGGCGTAACCAAGTTAAAACGCAGCCGTATTATGTCAATTCGTTTAGCGGGGCTAAAGGTAGGGCAGTGGCGAAATTTAACCCCTGATGAAATGCGTGAAATTAGTGACGCTGTTGAGGGCTCAACCAAAACAGCACTGAAAACCGATCAGAAAATAGCAGCTAACGTTACCGATAAAAATGCCCCAAAGACTGAGCCAACCCGCTCTTCCAAGCGCAGTCATCATCGAGGGATCAAGTCCCAAGTGGGGGAGGCAAAACACGGAAGTAGACGTCAAGCGACAAACAACACCGCACCGGCCACGCCGAGCCGAGGACGCAAACCTAAGGCGTAAGCTGACATTTACTGCGGACTTATGTCAATCATTCCAACGCCAATAAATTTCCGCTGAGTGGCTAATTATTCAATGGAATTGCTATAAGACACAGACACAACAAAAGAAAAAGACGAGAGTGGTGACACTCTCGTCTTTTTTGTCTTGGGAAATAGATTATTTGCGTTTTAAAACGGTTAACCCGTTGGGCTGCTGAAAATGTTCGCTGACTTAAAAGTCATATGTGTACTTCAGTAGGATGAGCACGATGCTCGAGTAACAAACTGAAATAGGCAAACCAAATTTCACAAAGTGTTTCATCTTATAATTACTGGCACTAAAAACCAGTAAATTGGTTTGATACCCATAGGGCGATATAAAGCTAGCGCTGGCGGCAAAAGCGACCGCTAAGGCAAACGGCATCAAAGGTACGCCTAAACTCTCTACCAACCCATAAGCAAAGGGGAACATCAGTGCGGCAGCAGCGTTATTGGTAACGACCTCTGTTAACAACAAGGTTGCTAAATACACCACTACCAATGCCACAAATGGACTGGAGCTTGCCATGAAGGGCTCTAAATAATGTGTGAGAGTGGTTATCACTCCTGCACTTTCTAACGCGTTAGCCAGGCTAAGGGCGCCGACAATCACGACAATGAGCTCTAACGGTAGGTGACGTTTAACTTCGTTGGTGGATGTAACGCCAGTGGCTACCAATATCGCTAGGAAAAACACTAAACCTGTGGCAAGTGAAATGAGGGATGCGGCAGCAAGGGCGATAGTGACTAGAAAACCGCCTAAGGTTATCCACTCTTGTTTTTCGAGGAGTTTTGTGGCGACTTTTTTCTCGGACAAAATGAAAAAGTTTTTGGTTAAGTTTTGGCGCTTGACGAAGTCAGGGCCTGTAGCCAAAAGCAAAAAATCACCTGCTTGGAGTTTAATTTCCCCTAATTTTCCTGATAGGGTTTCACCGTCTCGACGGATAGCCACAACAGCGGCATCAAATAATGCCCTAAAACCAACACTTTTCAGCGTTTTACCAATGATTTGTGCCCGATTAGAAATAATCACTTCGGTAAGGTTTTCACGTAACAAACCATTTGATTCTGCAAAAAGGGTTAATCCCTTGATGTGACTTAAATTATCAACTTTGTGTATATCCCCTGAAAAAATCAGTTTGTCGTTTTGTTGTATGACTAACTCAGGGTTAACAGGACTGATAAGTTTACCGTTGCGCACCACTTCGATTAAAAAAAGCTCAGGTAAATTGCGTAAGTGGTTTTGCTCGACACTTTTGCCAATTAATTCAGAATCGGCTTCTACTTTCGCGTCGATAAAATAACTATTGTATTTGCGGTTTTTGTTTTCGATTACGGGCAACAGTGGCGTTAACAAAAACATTAACACGCCACAGCTTAAACCTGCGACCAAGCCATAGAGCGTAAAGTCCCAGAAGTTAAAACCTGCGTGACCATGCTCGCGCATGAAACTATCAACTATGAGGTTGGTGGAGGTACCTATAAGTGTCACTGTACCGCCTAAAATTGCTGCGTATGAAAGAGGGATAAGTAACTTAGAAGCAGGATGGTATTGATTTTGTTTAGTCGGACCAATCAAACTTGCTACCACGGCGGTGTTATTCAACAATGCTGAAGAAGCAAACGTTAGCCCAAATAAGCGCCAGTAACTGCGTTTGAAGCTCGCAACGATAAGCGTGCGGCCCAACCGTTTGACGAGGGACGTTTTATCTACTGCTGTGCTTACAATCAACAGCAGAATAAGGGTAATTAATCCTTGGTTTGTGAAGTTGGTGATGATGTTTGAAAGCGATAATTGCTGACTTAATATAAGTGCTAACAATGTCCCCGCAAAAATTGAAGAAGGGCGCTTATTCGTGAGAATAAGCGCCGCTAATGTACCGGTAAATATTGCTAATACCAGAAGCTGGTTTATGTCCATATAGTATCGACGTTGCGCCTACAGCTTAGTGATGTCAGTGGCATTCCAATGTGGAAAATGCTTTCTAACCAAGGTATTAAATTCAAGTTCAAACTCAGAATATTCTGTTTTCGTACCTGAATCTTGAATGGCATCAATCACCATACCTGCACCGACTGTGCTATTGGTTAATCGGTCAATAATAATGAACGCACCGGTTTCACGGTTTTTGGTGTATGGGTCACAGGCAACTGACTGGGTAAGCTTGATTTTTCCAACACCAATTTCATTCAAATTAAGCCTTACTGCTTCTTTGTGCTCCATGGTATTTACATCAATCTGGTGTTCGATGTCCGTTACGCTACCTGGTACAAACTTAGTAGCAAATTTGAAACCGTATTGTTTGTTTGGCATTAACGGTGTTTCGTCCATCCACACTAAATTGACTTCATAAGCACTGCTTTGTAAAGGCAAGTTGTCAGATTTGACAATCATGTCACCACGAGAGATATCGATTTCATCTTCAAGGGTGATGGTCGTGGTAAGCGGTGTATAAGCCACCTCTTGCTCGCCTTCAAAACCGACAATAGAGCGCACGGTAGATTGTTTGCCCGACGGAAGCGCGGTGATCTTATCGCCTTTTTTGATTTGGCCAGACACAACTGTGCCAGCAAAACCACGGAAGTTAAGATTGGGGCGGTTTACATATTGCACGGGGAAACGGAAATCATCGATATTGGCGTCATTACCAATTTCAATATTTTCCAAGGTTTTCATTAACGTAGAGCCTTCAAACCAAGGAGTATTCTCGCTCTTATTAACCACATTATCGCCATCAAGGGCTGAGATAGGCACGAACTGAATATCAGGAATATCTAGTTGTTCAGAAAAGACCAAGTAGTCTTTCTTGATATTCTCGTACACTTCTTCACTGAACTCCATTAAATCCATTTTGTTGATTGCTACGATGACGTGTTTGATGCCAAGCAATGAAACCAAAAATGAATGACGACGGGTTTGGGTTTTAACTCCAGCACGAGCATCTACCAATATGATGGCCAAATCACATGTTGATGCACCCGTTACCATGTTGCGGGTATATTGCTCATGTCCCGGAGTATCGGCGATGATAAACTTACGTTTATCCGTTGAGAAGTAACGATATGCCACATCAATGGTGATCCCTTGCTCACGCTCAGACGCTAAGCCATCTACCAACAAGGCTAAATCTACTTTGTCGCCAGTGGTACCAGACTTCTTACTGTCTTTGGTGATGGCGGCAAGCTGATCTTCGTAAATCATTTTCGAGTCGTGTAATAAACGACCAATTAGGGTGCTTTTACCATCATCTACGCTACCGCAGGTTAAAAAACGCAGCATGTCTTTTTGCTCATGCTGTTCGAGGTACGCCAGGATGTCAGATTGTAATAACGCGTTTTCACTATTCATGATCAGCAACTCACAAGGAAATAAGGGTTTAAAACGGATTCTTTTTGGTTGTAGCTAAGAGGTTTAGCGTGTTCATCGAACACATTGGCAGCACTTTCAATAATAGTGACTTTACCACCGGCGGCACGAACCACCGCATCAGCTGCACCTGTATCCCATTCAGACGTAGGGCCTAAGCGAGGGTATAAATGCGCTGCACCTTCAGCAACTAAGCATAATTTTAACGAACTGCCCATTGCCACAAGCTCAGGCTCTCCACCAAGTTTGGCAAGTAGCGCTTGAATGTCAGGACTTTGATGTGAGCGACTGCCTACCACGCGCCACTCTTCGTCATCGCTCTTCATTTTAGGGGTAATCGCTGTACGGCTATCACCTTCTAGCTTATAAGCGCCTTGGCCCACAATACCGACATAGGTTTGCTTTAGTACGGGGGCAAAAACGACACCAAAGACGGGTTCACCGTTATCAATTAATGCAATGTTGACTGTAAACTCGCCATTCTTTTTTATAAACTCTTTTGTGCCATCAAGGGGGTCTACTAACCAATACTGATCCCATGTCTGGCGTTCAGACCAAGGTATGTTAGCAGATTCTTCTGACAAAATAGGTAGATCAGATACGGCTTGTAAGCCTTTGACAATGCAATTGTGGGCAGCTAAATCAGCTTCTGTTAAAGGGCTTTCGTCAGACTTTTCATATACCGCAAAATCACGCTGATATATATCCATTATTGCATCACCCGCTTGGTGTGCAATATGGGTAATACTGTCTATCAATTTGCTATCGAGCATTAGTCAATCAATCCTTTTTGCTTTAATTGAGTGAACAGTTGTTCCGCAGATTCCTGGGCGCTTTGTCCGCTGAAATTAAGGGTGATCTCAGGAGATTCTGGCGCTTCATAGGGTGAGCTGATACCGGTAAAATCAGTAATTTCGCCAGAACGCGCTTTTTGATACAACCCTTTAGGATCGCGTTTTTCGCATTCCTCTAATGGTGTATCGACGAACACCTCAACAAATTCGTTTTGCTCAAGCAGAGAGCGGCAGTAATCACGTTCACTCTTAAACGGTGAGATAAATGCGGTGATGACAATCAAGCCTGAATCTACGAAGAGTTTGGATAACTCACTTATGCGGCGAATGTTTTCAACCCGATCTTTGTCGCTAAAGGTCAAATCACCATTGAGACCATGACGAACATTGTCGCCGTCAAGTAAGTAGGTGTGCTTGCCGTTATCGGCTAATTTTTTTTCTAACAAATTAGCGATGGTCGACTTGCCAGAACCGCTTAACCCAGTCAGCCAAACCACACACGGCTTTTGCCCTTTAGCGTCAGCGCGGCGACGTTTGTCAACCTCGTGCTGATGCCAAACAATGTTGTTTTCCATTAGAAATAACCTTCCATTTTTTTCTTCTCCATAGAGCCAGATGAATCATTATCAATGACTCGCCCTTGGCGCTCAGAGGTCTTAGTTAGTAGCATTTCTTGAATAACTTCAGGTAGTGTATTCGCAGTCGATTCAACGGCACCTGTTAATGGATAACAGCCTAACGTTCTAAAACGTACTGAACGCATCTCTGGCGTTTCACCTTCTTCTAACGGCATGCGCTCGTCATCAACCATAATCAGCAAACCGTCGCGCTCTACTACTGGGCGTGGCTTAGCAAGGTATAAAGAAGGAATTTCGATGTTTTCCATGTAGATGTATTGCCAGATATCTAACTCTGTCCAATTCGACATTGGAAATACACGAATGCTTTCGCCCTTGTTAATTTGTGAATTGTAGATACTCCATAATTCAGGACGTTGGTTTTTAGGATCCCAGCGGTGGTTTTCATCTCGGAAAGAGTACACGCGCTCTTTGGCACGTGACTTTTCTTCATCACGCCTTGCGCCGCCAAACGCTGCGTCGAATTTGTATTTGTTTAACGCCTGCTTAAGACCAACCGTTTTCATAATATCTGTATGCTTAGCACTGCCATGAATAAATGGGTTAATGTCCATATCCACGCCTTCTTGGTTAATATGAACCAACAAGTCTAAGTCGTGCTTGTCTGCCATTTGGTCACGAAAGGCAATCATTTCGTGGAATTTCCATGTGGTGTCTACATGCAGCAAAGGAAAGGGGATTTTACCTGGGGCAAAGGCTTTACGCGCTAGATGTAACAACACAGAAGAGTCTTTACCTACTGAGTAAAGCATTACTGGGTTATCAAATTCAGCGGCTACTTCACGAAAAATGTGAATACTTTCCGCTTCAAGCTGTTTCAAATGTGTAACGTTTGGAATCGACGAAGTCATAGAGTTTCTCGTGCTAAGTTAATGGATATACTAAAATATTATATGCATAGAACAATATCACGAAAACGAGCAGTCATGATATATTTTTTAAAAATATATCATGACAAAATGACAACTGTTTGAATGGGGGATTACTTTAAAGCCTGGAGTCTTTCTTTTGCCCATAGTTGAGATTGTTGAAACATTGAAAATGCATCATCAAAATTAACGTCGAGATTTTCACACAGGCGATTGACATCACTCCATCGACCTTCCTCAAAAAATTCGCTCAGCATTAAGTATTTGGCCTGTTCCCCCTGACGTAGCACGATACTGTCTTTGATATTCTGAGATATAGGCAGTTTTTCCATAAGGTCTGCGATATCAGCATCCAACATGGCGTCAAGTAATGACAAAAGCCCAACCAAGAAAGCGGATGCCACGCCGTCGCGTTGATTGGAATATTCTGTGAGTAGTTCACAATAACGAGCCCGCGAAAGTGACATCACGGTAAGCTCAGCAGGCTTGCCTTCACTGAATTGAGCAGTAAAAAGTAACGACACAAAACGCCTAAGCTCAGTTTGCCCCAACACCACAATAGCTTGTTTTATCGTCTCAATTTGTTTGGTGCGTTTAAAAATCGGCGATTGGGCATAACGCAGCAATTTAAAAGAGAGACTCACATCAGATTCAAACGCTTGAGTGATAATCTCAATTTTGGGGTCTTCTTTGGCCATTTCCCCCATTAATTTCGCTATGGACATTTGCGAAGGCGTTAAGGCTGTGTTTTTTATAATCTCTGGTTTACTGAAAAAGTAGCCTTGAAAATAACAACAGCCATACTCCAGTGCTTGTAAGTATTCTTGGTGGGTTTCAATCTTTTCTGCTAACAATTTTACCTTGGGGAAGGGCTTTATCGCTTCTATTATCTTTAGAATTTGCTCATGTGAGGTATCTTGATAGTCAATTTTAATAATATCGATATAAGGAAAGAAATGCAGCCAGACTCCTTGGTGAACATAGTCATCAAGGGCAACGATATAGCCCTTTTTCTTTAGATCGATACACGCATTAAGTAGTTTTTTACCTGGTTTAACCGTTTCTAAAATCTCTACTACAATCTTCTCTTTAGGTAGCATCAAAGGATACCCGTCTAATAACGAATTATGTGTAAAGTTTATGAACGCTAGCGTGTCAGGCAACAAGCTGTCTAACCCTAGATTGAATTGAAGCCCAGCGACCATTTTCGCTGTAGCTTCATCTTCATTTATATTTGGAAAGGTATTCTCCAAACTATCCCGAAATAACAATTCATAAGCAAACAGTGTTTTATCTGCATGTAATATCGGTTGCCTAGCGGCATAAAAGTTCATGTAAATTCCCTATTTAAACATTAAGAAGCATTGCCGCCGTTATTCACCGAGTCGTGCAGAGTCTTCTCTACTTTCTCAAATGTATTGATAATTGAACTATCACTTTGTTTTGACACTAGGCTGATTACAACAATAGTCAAGCTCGACAATATAAAGCCCGGTACTATTTCGTATAGCCAAGCACTTAGGCTCTGGCCATTGATAGTAATTGGCAAATAAATCCATAATAACACTGTTACAGCGCCGACTAACATGCCACTTATGGCTGAGATGAGTGTCATTCGCTTCCAAAATAGACTGAATAAAATCAAAGGCCCAAATGCTGCACCGAAACCGGCCCACGCATTACTGACCAATGACAATATGCTGCTATCTCTGTCGTACGCCAAGAAAATAGCGACCAAAGCAACAATGACCACGGATATACGGCCAACAATGATCAGTTCGTGTTGACTCGCATCTCGTCTGAAAAATGCTTGATAAAAGTCGCTCGTTAGAGAGCTCGATGTGACCAGTAATTGCGAGGAAATAGTGCTCATAATTGCAGCCAGAATTGCTGCAAGCAAGAAACCACCGATTAAAGGATGAAAGAGCAACTGAGATAAATAAATAAATATTGTTTCCGCGTCATTCAATGGTGTGCCCTGTTTGGTCACATAGGCTAGCCCTAGTAGCCCCGTTGCTAATGCCCCTGTTATGGCTACTACCATCCACGATATGCCGATCGTCTGAGCGGTTTTAATGTCGTTTACGCTGCGAATGGCCATGAAGCGCACAATGATATGGGGTTGCCCAAAATACCCGAATCCCCAAGACAGCATGGATATGATGGCAATTGTCGATACAAGCTCACCATTTGAAGCATTGACGAACATATCTAAGTATTGACCATTAAGGGTACTTAAAGACTGGGTGACACCTTGCCAACCGTCTAAATCGACGAGCACCACCACTGGAACCAATACCAGCGCTACAAACATGATACATCCTTGCACAAAGTCAGTGATGCTCACAGCCATAAACCCTCCAAATAAGGTATAAGCCACAACCACACCAGCGGTAATGTATAAACCCAACTCATAATTTAGACCGAATGATGTTTCAAACAATTTGCCGCCAGCAACGACACCGGATGAGGTATATAAGGTAAAAAACAGCACAATGACGATAGAGGAAACAATGCGCAAAACGCGGCTTTTGTCGTTGAACCGATTCTCAAAGTAGTCAGGGATAGTAATCGCATTATTTGCCACTTCTGTGTATACCCGTAAACGGGGAGCTACCAGTACATAGTTAAAATAGGCGCCAATGACGAGTCCTATGGCTATCCAAGCACTAGACAAACCGGTCAAATACATTGCGCCGGGTAAGCCCATTAACATCCATCCGCTCATATCTGAAGCGCCAGCCGAAAGGGCAGTAACCTTTGGGCTAAGGTTTCGCCCCCCCAGCATATAACCTTCTACGTCAGTATTTGCCTGTTTGAAAGAATAAAGGCCAATAGCGAG encodes:
- a CDS encoding EAL and HDOD domain-containing protein, with the translated sequence MNFYAARQPILHADKTLFAYELLFRDSLENTFPNINEDEATAKMVAGLQFNLGLDSLLPDTLAFINFTHNSLLDGYPLMLPKEKIVVEILETVKPGKKLLNACIDLKKKGYIVALDDYVHQGVWLHFFPYIDIIKIDYQDTSHEQILKIIEAIKPFPKVKLLAEKIETHQEYLQALEYGCCYFQGYFFSKPEIIKNTALTPSQMSIAKLMGEMAKEDPKIEIITQAFESDVSLSFKLLRYAQSPIFKRTKQIETIKQAIVVLGQTELRRFVSLLFTAQFSEGKPAELTVMSLSRARYCELLTEYSNQRDGVASAFLVGLLSLLDAMLDADIADLMEKLPISQNIKDSIVLRQGEQAKYLMLSEFFEEGRWSDVNRLCENLDVNFDDAFSMFQQSQLWAKERLQALK
- the putP gene encoding sodium/proline symporter PutP; translated protein: METATFISLGLYFLAMLAIGLYSFKQANTDVEGYMLGGRNLSPKVTALSAGASDMSGWMLMGLPGAMYLTGLSSAWIAIGLVIGAYFNYVLVAPRLRVYTEVANNAITIPDYFENRFNDKSRVLRIVSSIVIVLFFTLYTSSGVVAGGKLFETSFGLNYELGLYITAGVVVAYTLFGGFMAVSITDFVQGCIMFVALVLVPVVVLVDLDGWQGVTQSLSTLNGQYLDMFVNASNGELVSTIAIISMLSWGFGYFGQPHIIVRFMAIRSVNDIKTAQTIGISWMVVAITGALATGLLGLAYVTKQGTPLNDAETIFIYLSQLLFHPLIGGFLLAAILAAIMSTISSQLLVTSSSLTSDFYQAFFRRDASQHELIIVGRISVVIVALVAIFLAYDRDSSILSLVSNAWAGFGAAFGPLILFSLFWKRMTLISAISGMLVGAVTVLLWIYLPITINGQSLSAWLYEIVPGFILSSLTIVVISLVSKQSDSSIINTFEKVEKTLHDSVNNGGNAS